The proteins below are encoded in one region of Penicillium psychrofluorescens genome assembly, chromosome: 4:
- a CDS encoding uncharacterized protein (ID:PFLUO_006447-T1.cds;~source:funannotate) has product SCSTPEPPVLLDLQVLLDPPVLLDPPVLLDPQVLLDPSVLPDPPVLPDLQVLLDPPVLLDPPVLLDLPVLLDPPVLPDLPVLLDLQALLDPQVLLDPLVLPDPPVLPDLPVLLDLQALLDPQVLLDPSVLPDFPVLLDPQQDHCQRSPYKPLAEDARCFPFF; this is encoded by the coding sequence TCCTGCTCGACCCCTGAGCCCCCAGTCCTGCTGGACCTCCAAGTCCTGCTGGACCCCCCTGTCCTACTGGACCCCCCAGTCTTGCTGGACCCCCAAGTCCTGCTGGACCCCTCAGTCTTGCCGGACCCCCCAGTCCTGCCGGACCTCCAAGTCCTGCTGGACCCCCCTGTCCTGCTGGACCCCCCAGTCTTGCTGGACCTTCCTGTCCTGCTGGACCCCCCAGTCTTGCCGGACTTACCAGTCTTGCTGGACCTCCAAGCCCTGCTGGACCCCCAAGTCCTTCTGGACCCCTTAGTCTTGCCGGACCCCCCAGTCTTGCCGGACTTACCAGTCTTGCTGGACCTCCAAGCCCTGCTGGACCCCCAAGTCCTTCTGGACCCCTCAGTCTTGCCGGACTTTCCAGTCTTACTGGACCCCCAGCAAGACCACTGCCAGCGATCGCCGTATAAGCCGCTTGCCGAAGATGCGCGCTGCTTTCCATTCTTTTGA